The following are from one region of the Coccinella septempunctata chromosome 7, icCocSept1.1, whole genome shotgun sequence genome:
- the LOC123317735 gene encoding uncharacterized protein LOC123317735: protein MVDMIECSGSFFRDLNRRYGYRIVAELKDWIKLDKKRASLCNRRIFLLECRRNKLTPRHISQNIKCLNEVVMDINCPIMKKADKLLNKFKRSVINIEIEATIWQLTRIQRRLVDIKYNSRKSLPPDVFADFELRSYNNYDKLFRKIRKSNVKKIEELKRKQKVTHIDGSVVDEFLFNYTSLEIPIDVAHTLSMGPNFGINELKHEFSIPRVLKDFEYCIRGITSSDDIKNTLRAQATNIITNHYRNPKNFRGDYMVKNFKETRRFLEDNPDILVMRSDKGNSTVIMYRDEYVDSMYSLLSDVTMYRVLNKDPTLTVQSFANCLLDKLHT, encoded by the coding sequence ATGGTTGATATGATTGAATGCTCAGGGAGTTTTTTTCGGGATTTGAACCGCAGGTATGGATATAGGATTGTTGCAGAGTTGAAAGACTGGATAAAACTTGACAAGAAGAGGGCATCATTGTGTAATCGTAGAATATTTTTGTTGGAATGTAGACGTAACAAACTCACCCCAAGACATATCTCACAGAATATAAAATGCCTTAATGAAGTCGTAATGGATATAAATTGTCCGATAATGAAGAAGGCTGATAAATTGTTGAATAAGTTCAAAAGATCTGTTATCAATATTGAGATAGAGGCTACCATTTGGCAATTAACAAGGATTCAAAGGAGATTAGTTGATATAAAGTACAACTCTAGAAAATCACTTCCGCCAGATGTTTTCGCAGATTTTGAATTGAGATCTTATAATAATTATGATAAGTTATtcagaaaaattcgaaaatcgaATGTCAAGAAGATTGAGGAGTTGAAGAGGAAACAGAAGGTCACTCATATAGATGGATCAGtggttgatgaatttttatttaattacaCATCTCTAGAGATTCCTATTGATGTTGCACATACTTTATCGATGGGCCCCAATTTCGGTATTAATGAGTTGAAACACGAGTTTTCTATCCCGAGGGTATTGAAGGATTTTGAGTATTGCATACGAGGAATCACGAGTTCAGATGATATTAAAAACACTTTAAGAGCCCAAGCCACAAATATTATTACTAATCATTATCGAAACCCAAAAAATTTTCGTGGTGATTACATGGTTAAAAATTTCAAGGAAACTAgaagatttttagaggataatCCCGATATCTTAGTTATGAGATCGGATAAGGGCAACTCTACAGTTATAATGTACAGGGATGAATACGTGGACTCAATGTACTCTTTGCTTAGTGACGTAACTATGTACAGGGTGCTCAACAAAGACCCCACCTTGACGGTTCAATCGTTTGCTAATTGTCTCCTTGATAAGCTCCATACCTAG